Proteins from a single region of Drosophila biarmipes strain raj3 chromosome 3R, RU_DBia_V1.1, whole genome shotgun sequence:
- the LOC108027196 gene encoding probable arginine--tRNA ligase, mitochondrial, whose protein sequence is MIRIRHAICEQLPQLKNVCHALEVPVKKQQLQNGRHPTLEWILPSAVAQQERELLEAVSRHKFDETYIEQVRIVPSAGRNAAKIEFQLQPQVFVEQLLRTKANALKFSTSPAGHVVVEYSSPNIAKPFHVGHLRSTIIGNVLANLHQHLGYRTTRLNYLGDWGTQFGLLALGVQMENVSDKEMQDAPIETLYKSYVAANKASEESPEVAQRARDLFAALEAGSDESMAKRWQQYRKYTIEDLSKVYNRLGVHFDSYEWESQYSQQQIQDVLDRLRNAGLLQPELDGREIVEVDGRRIPVIKSDGSTLYLARDIAALLERLSRLQFSRMLYVVDNGQADHFNALFKTAAAVEDRLSLDQLQHVKFGRIHGMSTRQGKAIFLKDVLNEAQNIMREKRNITATTKENHSLNDDLVCDILGVSAVLVNVLKQRRQRDHEFSWQQALQVNGDTGIKLQYTHCRLHSLLDNFREVFLDDIKPDWQHFVQEPADALDLLYELARFDQSVCQSKEQLEACVLVNYLFGLCNATSRALKRLPVKQESCPKKQSQRLLLFRAAKETLHRGMRLLGLRPLDQM, encoded by the exons ATGATTCGCATACGGCACGCCATTTGTGAGCAG CTGCCCCAGCTGAAGAACGTGTGCCATGCCCTGGAGGTGCCCGTCAAGaagcagcagctccagaatGGCCGGCATCCGACCCTGGAGTGGATTCTGCCATCTGCGGTTGCGCAACAGGAGAGGGAACTGCTAGAGGCTGTGAGCCGGCACAAGTTCGATGAAACCTACATCGAGCAAGTCCGGATAGTGCCGAGTGCCGGACGCAATGCAGCCAAGATAGAGTTCCAGCTGCAGCCTCAGGTCTTTGTGGAGCAGCTCCTCCGAACGAAAGCGAATGCTCTCAAGTTTTCCACTTCCCCCGCAGGGCATGTGGTAGTGGAGTACAGTTCGCCAAACATAGCCAAACCCTTCCATGTAGGCCACCTGCGCTCCACGATAATCGGCAATGTCTTGGCCAATCTGCACCAGCACTTGGGGTATCGCACCACCCGCTTAAACTACCTTGGAGACTGGGGCACGCAATTTGGACTCCTGGCGCTGGGTGTCCAAATGGAGAACGTCAGCGACAAGGAGATGCAGGATGCTCCAATCGAAACGCTTTACAAATCCTACGTGGCCGCCAACAAGGCATCTGAAGAAAGTCCGGAGGTCGCCCAGCGAGCAAGGGATCTCTTTGCCGCCTTGGAAGCAGGCAGTGATGAAAGCATGGCCAAACGATGGCAGCAGTACAGAAAGTACACCATAGAGGATCTGTCCAAAGTCTACAACCGATTGGGCGTTCATTTCGATAGCTACGAATGGGAGTCGCAGTACTCTCAGCAGCAAATCCAGGACGTTTTGGACAGGCTGCGCAACGCTGGTCTCTTGCAACCAGAGCTTGATGGTCGTGAAATTGTCGAGGTGGATGGTAGACGCATCCCAGTGATCAAGAGTGATGGATCCACATTGTACCTGGCCAGGGATATCGCTGCACTCCTGGAAAGGCTCTCCAGATTACAGTTCTCTCGGATGCTTTATGTAGTGGACAACGGTCAAGCGGATCACTTCAATGCCCTCTTTAAAACAGCGGCCGCCGTCGAAGATCGCCTAAGTCTGGATCAACTGCAGCATGTTAAATTTGGCCGTATTCATGGTATGAGCACTCGCCAAGGaaaagcaatatttttaaaggatgTTCTGAATGAAGCACAAAACATAATGCGAGAGAAACGAAACATCACTGCAA CCACCAAAGAAAACCATTCCCTGAATGATGATCTTGTTTGTGATATCCTGGGCGTCTCGGCTGTCCTAGTCAATGTCCTGAAGCAGCGTAGGCAACGAGATCACGAATTCAGCTGGCAGCAGGCGCTTCAAGTTAATGGGGACACGGGAATCAAGCTTCAGTACACTCACTGCCGTCTGCACAGTTTACTAGACAATTTTAGGGAAGTGTTTCTGGACGACATTAAGCCCGACTGGCAGCATTTCGTACAAGAGCCAGCGGATGCCTTGGACCTGCTCTACGAGCTGGCGCGCTTCGATCAAAGCGTTTGCCAATCGAAGGAACAACTGGAGGCCTGTGTGCTAGTAAACTATCTGTTTGGATTGTG TAATGCCACCAGTCGAGCTTTAAAACGATTACCCGTCAAGCAAGAGAGCTGCCCTAAAAAGCAGTCCCAGCGCCTACTCCTCTTCCGTGCTGCCAAGGAAACACTGCACCGGGGAATGCGTCTTCTGGGCCTGCGTCCACTCGACCAAATGTAG
- the LOC108027199 gene encoding 28S ribosomal protein S9, mitochondrial, translated as MALRVFGLNIVKTNRNLLQNACRSSAPATGYMAAAPFATEVTIQAAPAAVQKQKVSKAMRSYLKRANEHDEFMKTQHLEFQIGKRHLANMMGADAETFTQEDIDEAISYLFPSGLYDPKARPAMKSPEVVFPARKAAEFDETGRPFHSMFYTGKPNFFQLLHDIVAETNKLADLEERLLRRGNKPDENQKLEIAGFQLLPKDQLELLLVESIADIEYSNFTNSMERLIASPYAYKSKAFIERFLKPLMDQSKQLEVPKPKIDEEGRQYITTYECLRKTARADVTVRLPGTGKISINGKDISYFEDENCKEQLLFPLQFSELLGKVDVEANVEGGGPSGQAGAIRWGIAMSLRSFVDQEMIESMRLAGLLTRDYRRRERKKFGQEGARRKYTWKKR; from the exons ATGGCACTGCGTGTTTTCGGCTTAAATATAGTGAAAACTAACAGGAATCTGCTGCAGAATGCTTGCAGGTCCTCTGCTCCGGCCACAGGCTACATG GCAGCGGCTCCATTTGCCACCGAAGTGACCATCCAGGCTGCTCCTGCGGCTGTCCAGAAGCAAAAGGTCAGCAAGGCCATGCGGTCGTACCTGAAGAGAGCCAACGAGCATGACGAGTTCATGAAGACCCAGCACCTGGAGTTCCAGATCGGCAAGCGGCACCTGGCCAACATGATGGGCGCCGATGCGGAGACCTTTACCCAGGAAGACATAGAC GAGGCGATATCCTATCTGTTCCCGTCAGGCTTGTACGACCCAAAGGCCCGCCCCGCCATGAAGTCCCCCGAGGTTGTCTTTCCCGCCCGCAAGGCAGCGGAGTTCGATGAGACGGGCAGGCCATTCCACAGCATGTTCTACACCGGCAAGCCCAACTTCTTTCAGCTGCTGCAC GACATTGTGGCTGAAACCAATAAGTTGGCGGATCTGGAGGAGCGCCTACTTCGTCGCGGGAACAAGCCCGATGAGAACCAAAAACT AGAAATCGCTGGATTCCAGCTGCTCCCCAAAGACCAGTTGGAACTCTTGCTGGTCGAGAGCATTGCCGATATCGAATACTCGAACTTTACAAACTCCATGGAGCGTCTGATCGCATCGCCCTATGCCTATAAGAGTAAAGCATTTATTGAGCGCTTTCTGAAGCCGCTGATGGATCAGTCCAAGCAGCTGGAGGTGCCCAAGCCGAAGATCGATGAGGAGGGTCGTCAGTATATTACCACCTACGAGTGTCTGCGCAAAACTGCTCGAGCCGACGTCACGGTTCGACTGCCGGGCACGGGAAAGATTAGCATTAACGGAAAGGACATCTCCTACTTCGAGGACGAAAACTGCAAGGAGCAG TTGCTCTTCCCGCTGCAATTTAGCGAGCTGCTGGGCAAAGTCGATGTGGAGGCCAATGTCGAGGGAGGCGGACCTTCCGGTCAGGCCGGAGCCATCCGCTGGGGCATCGCGATGAGTTTGCGCAGCTTTGTCGATCAAGAGATGATTGAGTCAATGCGTCTGG CCGGCCTGCTGACACGTGACTACCGTCGTCGGGAGCGTAAGAAGTTCGGACAGGAAGGAGCACGCCGCAAGTACACGTGGAAGAAGCGCTGA